The nucleotide sequence TGTCTTTGTGTCTTTGAAGAAGAGGAGGGTGATGGGCATGAACAGGACCTTTAAGAAGGGATTGGTATAACGTGACAGCTCCGAGTTGATTGCACCTGAGGAACGAAATAAAAAGTCAAGGCTGTTAGATTCACTAAAACAAAGACACCAACACCACAACCTCTAGAACAGTAGTAATGAACATTCCCTGGTAACTTATACCTTTTTACAAATAAACTATTCTTACATGCAAATAAGATTATATGTGCTCAGTAGATTTTAAAACGTATGCATTTTCATCAATATACCAAAAGACTGTATGTTATGTGATGCGTTCAGATTAGGAGGCTCTATCCATGCACTCTCAAAAAAAGggtaaaaatttgtacctttgcttgtccacGGGGACTGTACccttttaatttttaaagtacagaaatggactctgaggaacatctcaaaggtacaaacagcagaGTCCAttcctgtaccttaaaaggtacaattacctacagccaagggtacaattggcagacgtttgagggtacaggcccagtgacgagcaaaggtacaaatcggTCCCCTTTTTTCCTGAAAGTGTGGCAACTTCATGGAGACTCACCCGGGTGCAGGCTGTAGCACGTGACGTTGGTGCCCTCTAGCCTTTTAGCTAGCTCATGGGTAAAGAGCACATTACACAGCTTGCTGTCAGAGTATACCCTAAACACGTCCAAATGAGATGTGCCAACACCCAGAGCCTTGTGCGCACTCAGGACGTCAAAATCAATGCTCCCAAAATTATGGGCTGCGGACGACACGTTTATCACACGGCTGGGTCGGCACTGCTTCAGTCGATCCAGCAGCAAGTTCGTCAGCAAGAAGTGGCCAATGTGATTGACACCCAGCATCATTCCGAGGCCATCCTTTGTCCTCCCTTGCTTGAAAATTCCTGAcagattgaagaaaaaaaattacggCAAATAATACTACATACTACCACGGTATAGACGGAAATCGTCAattgtgattttttattttttttttgcgaaaaACTAAATATTCAACTTATAGCATTTAATACATGAAATGTGTATTGCATAAAGTTCCCACGCCTTCTAGCCTGGCTTTACTGACATTCCAGTCGACGGCGTGGCCAGCACTACTGGCTGGTGAAAAGCACAGGAGCTCCGCCGGCTTCACCTGCGTTGTTGATGAGCAGGTCCAGCCTGCGCTCGCTCTTCAGGAAGTTCTCCGCGAAGCTGCGCACCGACTCCAAGCTGCCCAGATCCAGCTGCATGTACACCACCTCACTGCTCCCACTCTCCTGGCGATCAGGGCAGCACAACAGGTTAAGTTCGCCACAAGGCCGAATTATAACCAGACAGCATAAATCCTTCTGGGTTATTTTTCCTACCGCTGTAATGTCACGGAGAGCAGCTTCTGCCCTCCGTTGATCACGGCATGCTAGTATCACCCGAGCCCCCCTCTTCGCCAGGTCCACCGCTGTAGTTTTCCCGATGCCGGTGTTGCTACCTGAAAATATACCTTAGTATTAGAGTTATACAATTACACAGTTGAGTTTTAAAAGATgcgtaaatatttaaaaactgcacTCCCTATAAATATCCATGCATCCACCCACGTCCATTTTTAAACACTGACAACAATAAAAGACTCACCCGTGATTATAACAGTTTTCCCATGCAGCTTAACTTTGCTTCGACACCGTGCTCCCCGGACGAAAGTATTATACACGAAAAAATACACCCCTATAGCCACTCCAACAATAAGGATAAACGCAGACATTGTGTCGAGAAAGAACCTCCTATCATGTGCAGCTATCAGTTTACTGCCTTTGCCCTAAATTACCAGCTAAAAATGGTTAGATGTTAAGGAGGAGCCACCGTAGCTCGACTGTATTGCCGGGAAGTTGAGTCATTCTAAACCTTTGTTCCTACTGTGAAGTGATGTCGCTTAGTTCCAGCTGTAAACATTAAGCAGATCATTCATATATACATGAACAAATAAGGGTTCAGTTTAATATGTGCATATCACTTTAACCCACATTCTTTGGTCTGGTTTTGATACCCAGTACTTTAACCGACGTGTTAACAGGGTGCATATTTGCCATCAACGCCTCTTTAACCTGCTccgcttgaaaaaaaaaaaacatttacagcAAAGTGTAGTGTAAATCAGTGCGTAAAAAATTAGTGCGTAAATCATGGGCTCGCAGTGATAGTTGCATGTTACGGGAGGCAGATGGATCTATCGGTCACCACGATCCCATCCCGCGTTGCCCGGTTATAGAAAACGTTTGCTTAGTTCTGAGAGTATAGTTACGATAAAGTTCCGTTTGGCATGTTTCTTTATGTGCAGGGGCGTAGAAACCGATGGTGGGGGTGTGTGTAACCCCCCAatttttaatttggcttcattcccCTCCCAGTAAATAGATCTTCACACGAAAATCGTCCCGCCAATTGATGACACGTCTGCTAATCTTGCCACCATTGTTACTGTTAGTACCGTTCCTTGGGCATAGCTGCCACCTTGCGGTCAAACGGAATAACGTTCGGCCGGATACTAATATGCAGATCACGTGCAGGAAATGGGATTCCGCATATTGCATAACtagtttcacaaaaaaaacgCCTGATTCCCGGCTACCGCGCAACTACTAAAAATATAGATTGCAATGCTAGACCCACAATATTCTTAGCAAAGACTTTCAAAGTGTGACGCTTCCTTTGTTTACATTTCTGAAACctttcagaaacattcacagcaTGCATCACCACCATGACTAAGCAGAAGGCGAGCACGCGACACAGCCAAATAATCCAAACTGTGAAATTCctgttaagttttttttttaaaaaatcttgtATTTACACTGTTATAACAGACAAGCAAAAAGTCAGTcgatttatatacagtatacatgaACGTTCAAATCAAAGCTAAAACGATACAGTTACTATTTACACGTGAACTAGAGTGTCTGAAGGGGTTTTCAGAAGTCTTACGACAAAACGATCAGCAATGCCACAGAACATCACGACTGAAGCATGAATTACCGTACACATTTAAAAACCAAGAATGGGCATGTACACAGAATCCATCGCTTTTCAGTGAAGGTTGAAATCCGGAAAACATCCGCGTgtacgcagacacacacgctcacatccGTGCGCTGCGGGTGCATGTGCGTACACACGAATATGCAGCTACCTGTAGTGCAAAAAGTGGCAAAGAACAATACTACCATTTTacaaacatgaaataaaaaGAGAACATTATAGAGAAAGGAGCATTGTTATATAAAAACTATCCACACTGGCACAAAATAGAACGGGGTTCTGATCGTTTAAAAAGTGATGGAAACTGACATTTTTACATTAGTTGAATGATAAGGACAAAGTATCCTTTTGTATGCAAATCTAAATAAATGTTAAGttctgtaata is from Brienomyrus brachyistius isolate T26 unplaced genomic scaffold, BBRACH_0.4 scaffold59, whole genome shotgun sequence and encodes:
- the LOC125724998 gene encoding dehydrogenase/reductase SDR family member 13-like isoform X2, which gives rise to MSAFILIVGVAIGVYFFVYNTFVRGARCRSKVKLHGKTVIITGSNTGIGKTTAVDLAKRGARVILACRDQRRAEAALRDITAESGSSEVVYMQLDLGSLESVRSFAENFLKSERRLDLLINNAGIFKQGRTKDGLGMMLGVNHIGHFLLTNLLLDRLKQCRPSRVINVSSAAHNFGSIDFDVLSAHKALGVGTSHLDVFRVYSDSKLCNVLFTHELAKRLEGTNVTCYSLHPGAINSELSRYTNPFLKVLFMPITLLFFKDTKTGAQTTLHCALQEHLEPLSGRYFSNCAVKKVSAKARDDAAARKLWEVSERLCGLS
- the LOC125724998 gene encoding dehydrogenase/reductase SDR family member 13-like isoform X1, with product MSAFILIVGVAIGVYFFVYNTFVRGARCRSKVKLHGKTVIITGSNTGIGKTTAVDLAKRGARVILACRDQRRAEAALRDITAVGKITQKDLCCLVIIRPCGELNLLCCPDRQESGSSEVVYMQLDLGSLESVRSFAENFLKSERRLDLLINNAGIFKQGRTKDGLGMMLGVNHIGHFLLTNLLLDRLKQCRPSRVINVSSAAHNFGSIDFDVLSAHKALGVGTSHLDVFRVYSDSKLCNVLFTHELAKRLEGTNVTCYSLHPGAINSELSRYTNPFLKVLFMPITLLFFKDTKTGAQTTLHCALQEHLEPLSGRYFSNCAVKKVSAKARDDAAARKLWEVSERLCGLS